AAGTCCGCAAAAGAAACAGaagcgaatttttatcaagtaGGACGCATAGTGGAGAGTATAGTGAGAtcacttaataatttattagagcGTTTCCATCAGtcgtattttttctatttattaccTTCCACTGATCGATATATTTCTATTggtaagaaaaagaagtaaataaattgtatataataaatatattcctaATTTTTCAGGCTTAAATGATTGTaagtgaataaataaaaattattgtgcaGGATTATATATGCGGCCTTTGGTATTAATAATCGCCAGTGTATTTATAAAGGCATTTTCTATTTGGCAAAGACTACAGATATCGAATGAGATGAAAAAGGATAAGGAAGATTTATCAAATAAGGTAAGTAAAGCTTTACGTttggataacatttttttattgcaatttccCGTTCTGTTGAATAGGTCGAAGAATTTGACATCGGAAGTATCGCTTCCGAAGTGCTATGGGCGCACATATTTGGTGTATTAATAATGGCTTCCCCTCGATTTTTCACCTTAATCGGATCGCAGATGTTCAATTTACGTACAGAAGACTCATTGTACATCAGTTTCGCCCTGATCACGATTCTCACATTGCTATGGCGCTTTTATCTAAGAAGGTAAAGGCAAGAAGTGTACGTATGtgcaattgtaaaattatttaatcgtgTGTtactgataaatataatttgcagaTCAatcaaatatgaaaatatatcactTGTTTGCGTCATCGCGTTGATCGAGCTGGCCACTGCGCTAATGTGCGTGGCCATGCACAATTTTTCATTAGCTTTAGTAACGGCCGTTGTGTACGTGCCAGTTATATTGTTGATAACACCGCACCACGAATCCGCATCCAGGTAAGCGCGATCGAAGTCCATTCTTACATATTGTCGCGAGCATTTTCCTCCATTTCATGCCCTGGCGATTACCGATACATTAATCCCGCTTTTGCAGATTCCGTTGTAGCCAGTATATCGCTTGGATCATGCTGCACCCGTTCGTTTCATCGGCGATCGTCGTGATGGGCTACACATATCTTAATTTCCCCGCCGACCCCATACCATCTCTGCTTTTCAGAAGCTACCGCGCTAATAAGCAGGCGCTCGTATTCAGCATCGTCGACTCTATGATATACGGCAATTGGTTCTATAACATCGCCACCGCCGTCAAGCTACCGATGTGGTTGTTGTTTTGGAATGTTATGCGTTCTAGCATCGCAATTCCTTCGCGATAAGATGATTGTGTAACTTACGATCGAATTTCCATCAGCTCAAATCACTCTTAGCGATAATATTTCCAGCGTTGATTTTTCTTGCGTCTAAGTAATAAACCATTGATTTGACTCGTCGATGAATATCCGGGGAAAGTTGTTTGCTCCTTGGTTTGCTTTCTCGACAAGCAAAGTAGGAGAAGTGCATTTCGAAAGGAGTCTTCGGAGGTCgacttattttcttataaggTTCGTCAATAATACGTCAGCTAGTAGATATAGCGTATCACTCAATGATAACCCTTGTGACATTCTTATTGTATCCGCTCGACTAGTTTAGTGTGTGCGGTGAGCGCGGTAAC
The window above is part of the Temnothorax longispinosus isolate EJ_2023e chromosome 8, Tlon_JGU_v1, whole genome shotgun sequence genome. Proteins encoded here:
- the Gaa1 gene encoding glycosylphosphatidylinositol anchor attachment 1 protein isoform X2, translated to MKRYPDSMPYAWLSAKFSQLHLDVYVHNFSLIYPFQEQKFVGQNVYGIVRAPRASSTEAIVVSVPYRPINSIYLDTAPSIALLLAFAKFCRKQKYWAKDIIFLITEHEQLGMQAWLDAYHGVTSGQEGILIAGDLSGRAGSIQAAINLEFHAMRITSIDVKIEGLNGQLPNLDLFNLAQNMIAKEGIRHSFQRRFDVNYRDKLKSWWYHFNTLMSMVATQATGIPTGNHGLFHRFGIEAITLEGFKKSAKETEANFYQVGRIVESIVRSLNNLLERFHQSYFFYLLPSTDRYISIGLYMRPLVLIIASVFIKAFSIWQRLQISNEMKKDKEDLSNKVEEFDIGSIASEVLWAHIFGVLIMASPRFFTLIGSQMFNLRTEDSLYISFALITILTLLWRFYLRRSIKYENISLVCVIALIELATALMCVAMHNFSLALVTAVVYVPVILLITPHHESASRFRCSQYIAWIMLHPFVSSAIVVMGYTYLNFPADPIPSLLFRSYRANKQALVFSIVDSMIYGNWFYNIATAVKLPMWLLFWNVMRSSIAIPSR